One part of the Enterococcus sp. DIV1094 genome encodes these proteins:
- a CDS encoding class A sortase: MKLLISVLVLLAVSLMAVPFSKYFLIATHSQFERTTIRNEVPENVPPSEAVKVLNVQDVFEAARQTSDDAIGQIVIPDVAISQPIFLGLTTEHLIDGVVSLFPQREPELGSMTLIGHHAGAYDLLFARIEELKKGDSIYIHYLNDYYQYKVEKSSLIRETEVDKFADRGAEILFLVTCSQEEQTPYRILVEAKKVHGEITPAATFEQEAVVVKKAKDKQYLVKFILPLLIITIATIFFLIFVWRT; encoded by the coding sequence TTGAAGCTATTGATCAGTGTCTTAGTATTACTTGCTGTGAGTCTAATGGCTGTGCCTTTTTCGAAGTATTTTCTGATAGCGACCCACTCGCAATTTGAGCGTACAACGATTCGAAATGAAGTGCCAGAAAATGTGCCACCATCTGAAGCTGTCAAAGTATTGAATGTTCAAGATGTCTTTGAGGCGGCGCGCCAAACCAGTGACGATGCGATTGGTCAGATCGTTATTCCTGACGTAGCGATTTCACAACCGATATTTCTTGGTTTGACAACAGAACATCTAATTGATGGAGTAGTTAGTTTGTTTCCTCAGCGTGAACCAGAGTTGGGATCAATGACGTTGATCGGTCATCACGCTGGAGCTTACGATCTGCTTTTTGCTCGAATCGAAGAACTGAAAAAAGGTGATTCGATTTATATTCACTATCTAAATGATTATTATCAATACAAAGTGGAAAAGTCCTCGCTGATCAGAGAAACAGAAGTCGATAAATTTGCTGATAGAGGCGCAGAGATTCTTTTTCTAGTTACATGTAGTCAAGAAGAGCAAACACCTTACCGCATACTCGTGGAAGCGAAAAAGGTGCATGGAGAAATAACACCTGCCGCAACATTTGAACAAGAGGCAGTCGTCGTCAAAAAAGCGAAGGATAAACAATATCTTGTCAAGTTTATCCTACCGCTTCTGATTATTACTATTGCTACTATTTTCTTCTTGATTTTCGTCTGGCGTACTTAA
- a CDS encoding PTS fructose transporter subunit IIC: MEAIKRLNLKGHLLTAISYLIPIVCGAGFLIAIGMAFGGTSQGTLVQGEFSIWDALATMGGAGLGLLPVVIATGISYSIAAKPGIAPGFIIGLTANAIGAGFIGGILGGYLAGYLVLGILKHVKVPKWAKGLMPTLIIPFIASIVGGLIMVYIIGAPIAALTLLLTNFLDGLGNSSLLIFGGVIGLLSGIDYGGPINKTVFAFVLTMQAEGLNGPITALQLVNTATPIGFGLAYFIAKMFRKNIYTKVEVETLKSAVPMGVINIVEGVIPLVMNDIVRGVVATAIGGFAGGATTMILGADATVPFGGVLMIPTMSRPWAGVIAILVNVLVTAVVLAVIKKNVPEEEMDLVVEKEEEDISLEDIQIF; encoded by the coding sequence ATGGAGGCAATTAAAAGGTTAAATTTAAAAGGACATTTATTGACAGCGATTTCATATTTGATTCCAATCGTATGTGGTGCCGGATTCTTGATTGCGATCGGTATGGCCTTTGGTGGAACAAGCCAAGGAACGCTTGTACAAGGCGAGTTTTCGATTTGGGATGCACTAGCAACGATGGGTGGCGCAGGACTAGGTTTATTGCCAGTTGTGATCGCTACGGGGATTTCTTATTCTATTGCAGCTAAACCAGGGATCGCACCAGGTTTTATCATTGGTTTAACAGCGAATGCTATTGGCGCTGGATTTATTGGTGGGATTTTAGGTGGTTATTTAGCCGGTTATCTTGTTTTAGGTATTTTAAAACATGTCAAAGTTCCAAAATGGGCAAAAGGATTGATGCCGACATTGATTATTCCGTTTATCGCATCAATCGTTGGTGGCTTGATCATGGTGTATATCATTGGCGCACCAATTGCCGCATTAACGCTATTATTAACGAATTTCTTAGATGGATTAGGCAATTCTTCTTTATTGATCTTTGGTGGTGTGATCGGTTTGTTAAGTGGGATCGACTACGGTGGACCAATCAACAAAACTGTATTTGCTTTTGTGTTGACGATGCAAGCGGAAGGGTTGAACGGCCCAATCACCGCATTGCAATTAGTCAATACAGCAACACCGATCGGCTTTGGCTTAGCTTATTTTATCGCAAAAATGTTCCGCAAGAATATCTATACTAAAGTGGAAGTAGAAACATTGAAATCAGCAGTGCCAATGGGTGTCATCAATATCGTTGAAGGTGTCATTCCTTTAGTGATGAATGATATCGTACGTGGCGTAGTAGCAACAGCAATCGGAGGCTTTGCTGGTGGAGCGACAACGATGATCTTAGGTGCAGATGCAACAGTTCCTTTCGGTGGTGTCTTGATGATCCCAACGATGTCTCGACCATGGGCAGGTGTGATTGCGATCTTAGTCAACGTGCTAGTAACAGCAGTTGTTTTAGCTGTGATCAAAAAGAACGTGCCAGAAGAAGAGATGGACTTAGTAGTTGAAAAAGAGGAAGAAGATATCAGTTTAGAAGATATCCAAATTTTTTAA
- a CDS encoding helix-turn-helix domain-containing protein, translated as MREYFFNYKENEIIQFFQYCYINKKDYYPKKSIQEALNISEYRYKAIGNRVEEIKEQYPTFDFSYDKHGLSICFSKEFLLLKVYILLFKETVGFKFVLSIYKEEFQNLSSFSESVHMHQQSVLPKLKPVRVLLGEHSLEYLLFKKKISGEEYRIRHFFFELFWHLHDEREPIIPEYPESFQALAAMIHEYLPMHSREDIRKLYLFMKITQHRINHGHPITSLPATIAEVRNPLITYDVFKQQIQSKEIASRFFKKILTETEINYLYYVFTVVPTYTYHEKEELPPCRDFYTEEYKQLEQSILEQLFQQTERRLTLQQERFLSLNMIYRVTYFLSYGSDSYVPPYSDLEHFYYGDPTKDHYFKIVDKIISQIPLKEEKWQRIFNSQSFRFSLFQLLSWVLEEQLDSVKVAILTKYGKLHKTELVRYLEKLNPRPIEVVEYDKWPEIIFCDFPLKEGQEINPKAEIYFIGVKPTPLQWLEIVNFIDTFRTKKQFGHLE; from the coding sequence ATGAGAGAATATTTTTTTAATTATAAAGAAAATGAAATTATCCAGTTCTTCCAATACTGTTATATAAATAAAAAAGATTATTATCCAAAGAAAAGTATCCAAGAAGCACTAAATATTTCAGAGTATCGTTATAAAGCAATCGGAAACAGAGTGGAAGAAATAAAAGAACAGTATCCAACTTTTGACTTCAGCTATGATAAGCATGGCTTATCTATCTGTTTTTCAAAAGAATTTTTGTTACTTAAAGTCTACATTCTCCTATTTAAAGAAACTGTTGGATTTAAATTCGTCCTTTCTATTTATAAAGAAGAATTTCAAAACTTATCCTCTTTTTCTGAGTCTGTCCATATGCACCAACAAAGTGTGTTACCTAAGCTGAAACCTGTACGAGTGCTGCTTGGGGAACACTCCCTTGAGTATTTGTTATTCAAGAAAAAAATCAGTGGTGAAGAATACCGTATCCGTCATTTTTTCTTTGAACTTTTCTGGCATTTACATGATGAGAGGGAACCGATCATCCCTGAATATCCTGAGAGTTTCCAAGCACTCGCGGCAATGATCCACGAATATTTGCCGATGCATTCTCGTGAAGATATCCGTAAGCTCTATTTATTTATGAAGATCACACAACACAGAATAAATCATGGTCATCCGATCACTAGCTTACCTGCCACGATCGCAGAAGTTAGAAATCCTTTGATCACTTATGACGTTTTCAAACAACAAATACAATCAAAAGAAATCGCTAGTCGCTTTTTCAAAAAAATATTAACTGAAACAGAAATCAATTATCTTTACTACGTGTTCACTGTCGTGCCTACTTACACTTATCATGAAAAGGAGGAATTACCACCTTGTCGTGACTTTTATACGGAGGAGTACAAACAGCTTGAACAATCGATTTTAGAACAACTTTTTCAACAAACGGAGCGACGATTGACCTTGCAACAGGAACGTTTTCTCTCCCTCAACATGATCTATCGAGTAACCTATTTTCTCAGTTATGGAAGTGACAGCTACGTGCCGCCTTACTCTGATTTAGAGCATTTCTATTATGGCGATCCAACAAAGGACCATTATTTTAAAATCGTAGACAAGATTATTTCTCAAATTCCACTAAAAGAAGAAAAATGGCAACGGATCTTCAATAGTCAGTCTTTTCGTTTCTCGTTGTTCCAACTATTGTCATGGGTCCTTGAAGAACAGCTAGATTCAGTGAAAGTAGCCATACTGACTAAATATGGAAAACTCCATAAAACAGAGCTCGTCCGCTACTTAGAAAAACTAAATCCCAGACCCATCGAAGTGGTGGAATATGATAAATGGCCTGAGATCATCTTTTGTGACTTTCCATTAAAAGAAGGACAGGAAATCAATCCAAAGGCAGAAATCTATTTTATCGGTGTCAAACCAACTCCGTTACAATGGCTCGAGATCGTGAATTTCATTGATACCTTCCGTACGAAAAAGCAATTTGGCCATTTAGAATGA
- a CDS encoding WxL domain-containing protein: MNKKKTIISKITIGFSILALSPFLSPNFGDQVEAATAISGTLEPGKNSDTGNHTLDSTFQQNPNNWSILTGDSKWWKWDPSGNNYLWLANSVKNSWVYQSTIATLDFSKPLTIKTPYWYDKADVWKMGDAAGFFLTPANNETIKQNAPNATGQKLGIAGLKDSFFVGRDIWYNSAFDGPTGTNKGQDKIEIRKTDSTGAIEQSSTATVPWVEASAPLQFQGSGTTRWSSETQTLAWSDIVDNKNGTYTGKLSLTSTPDTGYNNNGAYGPKTISRTITIRKNISFGSLAITGNNTGVIESGNASKNASFMATRGTVTFPVNFIDATTNEPIKKVEAATITANVGDKIGVTDGAANASDNFTYRAPALTGYTFLSGESISVANYDEYVKANPNAINVYYTPIDEKVDFRTYYLKDTPGTGVVTDPITGLMGGHPASTLSFTAGSAPALPLASPPSFTGKYGATFPTVPKLSVPTGYKLDHVVAPDGQGGKTYPDIASAVTANSKFDDLANNPWANYFTIYLATDAASASFSYKYVEGTRPNVPDLPVIPTETGVTGGVIKDPSDHLPELPAGATIKDVTAPDGNTYGSLSEALAVDANKYYHAGTVAFTLNVTAPPALPTLDEVPTVEFGTQALKSGTHAYDSEAQTGLKVTDESYTNKGWHVTASMTQQFTSDPTADLGTAPFGTFLKGASISFHAGNLSTATGNTAKEPQALDFTLQEDGAAVSVMDATAGTGQGAWELSYENVQLNVDGDQVAVGKPYQATINWSLSDVPAN, encoded by the coding sequence ATGAATAAAAAGAAAACAATCATATCAAAAATTACTATCGGGTTCAGTATCCTTGCTCTATCGCCCTTTTTGAGTCCCAATTTTGGAGATCAAGTTGAAGCGGCTACGGCTATTTCTGGTACATTAGAGCCTGGGAAAAATTCAGATACTGGCAACCATACTTTGGATAGCACCTTTCAACAAAATCCCAATAACTGGAGTATATTAACAGGGGATAGCAAGTGGTGGAAATGGGATCCTTCGGGAAATAATTATCTCTGGTTAGCCAATTCAGTTAAAAATTCATGGGTCTATCAATCTACCATCGCAACACTTGATTTTTCTAAACCACTAACGATCAAAACGCCCTATTGGTATGATAAAGCAGATGTTTGGAAAATGGGGGATGCTGCGGGATTCTTTTTAACTCCGGCAAATAACGAGACGATCAAACAAAATGCACCGAATGCAACGGGACAGAAGTTAGGGATCGCTGGCTTAAAAGACAGTTTCTTTGTAGGGCGTGACATTTGGTACAACAGTGCATTTGATGGCCCAACTGGCACCAATAAAGGTCAGGATAAAATCGAAATTCGAAAGACAGATTCAACTGGGGCTATCGAACAATCAAGTACCGCTACTGTTCCATGGGTAGAAGCGTCAGCGCCGTTGCAGTTTCAAGGGTCTGGAACAACTCGTTGGAGCTCTGAAACACAAACATTGGCTTGGTCGGATATTGTAGATAATAAAAATGGTACTTACACTGGCAAACTATCACTTACTTCTACGCCAGACACTGGCTATAACAATAATGGCGCATACGGTCCAAAAACAATTTCAAGAACGATCACCATTAGAAAAAATATTTCTTTTGGTAGCTTGGCAATTACAGGGAACAACACTGGCGTGATCGAAAGTGGTAATGCTTCTAAAAATGCTTCATTTATGGCGACTCGTGGTACGGTGACTTTCCCAGTGAACTTTATCGATGCGACGACGAATGAACCCATCAAAAAAGTAGAAGCAGCTACGATCACTGCGAATGTGGGTGACAAGATCGGTGTAACAGACGGTGCAGCGAATGCCTCAGACAATTTCACTTATCGTGCACCAGCGCTTACCGGATATACTTTTTTAAGTGGGGAATCAATCTCTGTGGCTAACTATGATGAATATGTCAAAGCAAATCCTAACGCGATCAATGTTTATTATACGCCTATTGACGAGAAAGTGGATTTCAGAACATATTACCTAAAAGATACGCCAGGAACTGGGGTCGTAACAGATCCAATCACAGGATTGATGGGTGGTCATCCAGCCTCGACCCTCTCGTTCACAGCAGGATCGGCGCCAGCATTACCATTGGCTAGTCCACCGTCGTTTACTGGTAAATATGGGGCAACCTTCCCAACAGTACCTAAATTAAGCGTACCAACAGGATATAAATTAGATCACGTTGTGGCTCCTGACGGTCAAGGTGGGAAAACATATCCGGATATTGCTTCAGCGGTTACTGCCAATTCAAAATTTGATGATTTAGCCAACAATCCTTGGGCGAATTATTTTACGATTTACTTAGCGACCGATGCAGCTTCGGCTAGTTTTTCCTATAAATATGTAGAGGGTACGAGACCCAATGTTCCTGATCTGCCTGTGATTCCGACTGAAACAGGTGTAACCGGTGGAGTCATCAAAGATCCGAGTGATCATTTACCTGAACTTCCCGCTGGTGCCACAATCAAAGATGTGACAGCGCCTGATGGCAATACGTATGGCAGTCTGAGCGAGGCTTTAGCCGTTGACGCAAATAAGTATTACCACGCAGGCACTGTGGCTTTTACTCTGAATGTCACAGCGCCACCGGCTTTGCCAACACTTGATGAAGTACCAACCGTGGAATTTGGGACACAGGCATTGAAATCAGGTACTCACGCATATGACAGTGAGGCGCAGACAGGATTAAAAGTCACCGATGAATCCTATACAAACAAAGGCTGGCATGTGACAGCATCAATGACGCAACAATTTACGAGTGATCCAACAGCTGATTTGGGTACAGCACCGTTTGGCACCTTCTTAAAAGGCGCAAGTATCAGTTTTCATGCAGGCAATCTAAGCACAGCGACAGGAAATACTGCAAAAGAACCTCAAGCGCTTGACTTTACCTTACAAGAAGACGGTGCGGCTGTATCTGTCATGGATGCCACTGCTGGTACGGGTCAAGGTGCCTGGGAGTTAAGTTATGAAAATGTCCAGTTAAATGTCGATGGCGATCAGGTTGCGGTAGGGAAGCCTTACCAAGCGACGATCAATTGGTCATTAAGTGATGTACCAGCTAATTGA
- a CDS encoding PTS sugar transporter subunit IIA → MTDNFVEIFDQIALTSKVATYEWISEQAFPTSKEAAQMIYQALLEREAAGDIQIEEGVILPHLEHSALTKTQIWLIRPEEPITEWSERIAQVELIIVVLLAENETLAVKRRLADFMRKLADPDYLDDLKAGNFAKP, encoded by the coding sequence ATGACAGATAATTTTGTGGAAATATTCGATCAGATCGCACTTACTTCTAAAGTAGCGACGTATGAATGGATCAGTGAACAAGCTTTTCCTACGTCAAAGGAAGCGGCGCAAATGATTTACCAGGCATTACTTGAACGTGAAGCGGCAGGCGATATTCAAATTGAGGAAGGTGTGATTCTCCCTCATCTTGAACATTCAGCGTTAACTAAAACACAGATTTGGCTGATTCGTCCGGAAGAACCAATCACTGAATGGTCGGAACGAATCGCACAAGTAGAATTGATCATTGTTGTCTTACTAGCAGAAAATGAAACATTGGCAGTCAAACGACGACTTGCTGATTTTATGCGAAAACTTGCTGATCCGGATTATCTAGATGATTTGAAAGCAGGGAATTTCGCAAAACCATAA
- the fsa gene encoding fructose-6-phosphate aldolase, translating into MKFFLDTADVTAIKKINALGLVDGVTTNPTIIAKEGRVFEEVIKEICSIVDGPVSAEVTSLEADGMVAEAKEIVQWAENIVIKIPMTEEGLKATNELSKLGIKTNVTLIFSVAQGLLAAKAGATFISPFLGRLDDTGTSGIELVAKLREVLDTYGFSTEIIAASVRNSEHVEKASLVGAHIATVPPSLYQTLWSHPLTDKGIAQFMADWESFQGGNK; encoded by the coding sequence ATGAAATTTTTTCTAGATACAGCAGATGTAACAGCAATCAAAAAAATCAATGCATTAGGCTTAGTCGATGGGGTGACAACGAATCCGACGATCATTGCAAAAGAAGGACGCGTATTTGAAGAAGTCATCAAAGAAATCTGTTCGATCGTTGATGGGCCTGTTTCAGCAGAAGTGACTAGCTTGGAAGCAGATGGGATGGTCGCTGAAGCGAAAGAGATCGTACAATGGGCGGAAAATATCGTGATCAAGATCCCGATGACAGAAGAAGGATTGAAAGCGACGAATGAGTTATCAAAATTGGGGATCAAAACCAATGTCACATTGATTTTCTCTGTGGCGCAAGGATTGCTAGCGGCAAAAGCAGGTGCGACGTTTATTTCACCATTTTTAGGTCGCTTAGACGATACAGGCACGAGCGGGATCGAACTTGTCGCAAAACTTCGGGAAGTACTTGATACTTACGGATTTTCTACAGAAATCATCGCAGCAAGTGTTCGCAATTCAGAACACGTGGAAAAAGCGAGTTTAGTCGGCGCACACATCGCCACTGTACCGCCGTCATTGTACCAAACATTGTGGAGTCATCCATTGACAGATAAAGGGATTGCTCAATTCATGGCAGACTGGGAAAGCTTTCAAGGAGGGAACAAATAA
- a CDS encoding PTS fructose transporter subunit IIB: MKIVGVAACTVGIAHTYIAQEKLENAAKKAGHEIHVETQGTIGIENELTAEQISQADVVILAVDVKISGRERFEGKRIVQVPTEVAVKSPSKLIEKVEEVVVQQ; this comes from the coding sequence ATGAAAATCGTTGGAGTAGCAGCATGTACGGTGGGAATCGCGCATACGTACATTGCGCAAGAAAAGTTGGAAAATGCCGCCAAAAAAGCAGGTCATGAGATCCATGTGGAAACACAAGGGACGATCGGGATCGAAAATGAATTGACGGCAGAACAAATCAGTCAAGCAGATGTTGTGATTTTAGCAGTAGATGTCAAAATCAGTGGGCGTGAACGTTTTGAAGGAAAACGTATCGTTCAAGTACCGACTGAAGTTGCTGTGAAATCACCGAGCAAACTGATTGAAAAAGTGGAAGAAGTAGTCGTGCAACAATAA
- a CDS encoding PTS sugar transporter subunit IIA codes for MEIKEIIDPTIIKTNLDGKTKDAVLYELANRLYEQEYITDVEAFVKDIYLREAQGQTGIGNYIAIPHGKSAYVKKVGVAIGVTETEIPWETLDGKGVKGIILFAVGDDTEGAQKHLKLLSLFARKLGNDEVVERLIAAKEIDEVIAAFG; via the coding sequence ATGGAGATCAAAGAAATCATTGATCCAACAATTATCAAAACGAACTTAGATGGAAAAACGAAAGATGCGGTCTTGTATGAATTAGCTAATCGCTTATATGAACAAGAATATATTACGGATGTCGAAGCATTTGTGAAAGACATTTACTTACGAGAAGCACAAGGTCAAACAGGTATCGGCAATTATATCGCTATCCCTCATGGAAAAAGCGCATATGTGAAAAAAGTCGGTGTGGCGATCGGAGTGACGGAAACCGAGATCCCTTGGGAAACATTAGACGGCAAAGGTGTTAAAGGAATCATCTTATTTGCAGTCGGAGATGATACGGAAGGTGCGCAAAAACACTTGAAACTGTTGTCCTTGTTTGCACGTAAGCTGGGAAATGATGAAGTCGTTGAACGATTGATTGCTGCAAAAGAAATCGATGAAGTTATCGCTGCGTTTGGATAA
- a CDS encoding BglG family transcription antiterminator yields the protein MTSQMDRGNKLTLLLSKQRDYVTSEVLAELMSTSTKTVYRLVKKINDEFPNGPLILSEKGRGYKLDYEKYIAQTNQTIVSSVEVLPSERQNNVMEELLLSSPKALKVIDLYQTYYVGDSAIANDEKIIAERIATYDLQLIRKNRTLAIEGKEENIRRAITELIQRLNIFDIDEIALSDEFDFNRYDANFVIEQIKLIEKKLNGTIPYPYNINIFSHLYIAVRRARKTNYQAAGEKLTMEQLQFLDKESVIRDIAIEVIRQVEVYLKTKLPVSEIYYLYQYLLSSRTDNNQSKTQTFTEEVIEITSYYLHQVGEKLNLNVANELIFTDLANHIKPLINRLRHQIRVKNSLLDQIQLTYETIFNTVAEVSEQVSQTFQLPTITPDEIGFITLYFARMIETHQFPIQTLIMCTTGVGTSELLKVKLAKKFPELEIVDVISTKNYQSVLEKTPGIELILTTVGLKEAFPIQSLIVSAMLTADDQSRIQKKIEDIYHDR from the coding sequence ATGACTAGTCAAATGGATCGAGGGAATAAATTAACGCTTCTTTTATCAAAACAACGAGATTATGTTACGTCTGAAGTGTTGGCAGAGTTAATGAGTACCTCTACCAAGACCGTCTACCGCTTAGTTAAAAAAATCAATGATGAGTTTCCGAATGGCCCGCTGATTTTGTCTGAAAAGGGTCGAGGATACAAACTTGATTATGAGAAATATATTGCACAGACGAACCAAACGATTGTGTCTTCTGTGGAAGTCCTTCCGTCAGAACGACAAAATAATGTAATGGAAGAATTATTATTATCCTCTCCTAAAGCACTGAAAGTCATTGATTTGTATCAAACGTATTATGTCGGTGACTCAGCCATTGCAAATGATGAAAAAATCATTGCCGAACGGATCGCAACGTATGATCTACAGTTGATCCGCAAAAATCGGACATTAGCCATCGAAGGGAAAGAAGAGAATATCCGCCGAGCAATCACTGAATTGATTCAGCGATTGAATATTTTCGATATTGATGAAATCGCTTTATCTGATGAATTCGACTTCAATCGTTATGATGCGAATTTTGTCATCGAACAGATCAAGCTGATTGAAAAGAAATTGAATGGAACGATTCCTTATCCTTACAATATTAACATTTTCTCCCATCTATATATTGCTGTACGTCGAGCAAGGAAGACGAATTACCAAGCGGCTGGTGAAAAATTAACGATGGAACAATTGCAATTTTTAGATAAAGAATCTGTGATTCGTGATATTGCGATCGAAGTGATCCGCCAAGTAGAAGTGTACTTGAAAACTAAATTACCAGTCAGCGAAATCTATTATCTCTATCAATATCTACTTTCTTCTAGAACAGATAATAACCAATCGAAAACACAAACGTTCACGGAAGAAGTGATTGAGATTACCTCTTATTATTTGCATCAAGTCGGTGAAAAGCTAAATCTCAACGTGGCAAATGAGCTGATTTTTACAGATCTTGCCAATCATATCAAACCATTGATCAATCGCTTGCGTCATCAAATCAGGGTCAAAAATAGTTTGTTGGATCAAATCCAGTTAACGTATGAAACGATTTTCAATACTGTAGCGGAAGTATCAGAACAGGTGAGTCAAACCTTTCAATTACCAACGATCACTCCCGATGAGATCGGGTTCATTACATTGTATTTTGCCCGAATGATCGAGACGCACCAATTTCCAATTCAAACGCTGATCATGTGTACGACCGGTGTTGGGACTTCTGAACTATTGAAAGTGAAGTTAGCTAAAAAATTCCCTGAATTAGAGATCGTCGATGTGATCAGTACAAAAAATTACCAGTCGGTGTTAGAAAAGACACCAGGGATCGAATTGATTTTAACGACAGTTGGCTTGAAAGAAGCATTTCCTATCCAATCTTTGATCGTTAGTGCGATGTTGACTGCTGACGATCAGTCAAGAATCCAAAAGAAAATCGAGGACATTTATCATGACAGATAA
- a CDS encoding PTS fructose transporter subunit IIB has protein sequence MKIVGVAACTVGIAHTYIAQEKLENAAKKAGHEIHVETQGTIGIENELSQEAIDQADLVILAVDVKISGRERFEGKKIIQVPTEIAVKSPNKLIEKAMEVVSN, from the coding sequence ATGAAAATCGTTGGAGTAGCAGCGTGTACCGTGGGTATTGCGCATACGTATATTGCACAAGAAAAATTAGAGAATGCCGCAAAAAAAGCGGGACATGAGATCCATGTAGAAACGCAAGGAACGATTGGAATCGAGAATGAATTGTCGCAAGAAGCGATCGACCAAGCGGATCTCGTGATTCTCGCAGTGGATGTCAAAATCAGTGGACGTGAACGTTTTGAAGGAAAGAAAATCATCCAAGTCCCAACTGAGATCGCGGTCAAATCACCAAATAAATTAATCGAAAAAGCAATGGAAGTTGTCAGTAACTAA